The stretch of DNA GGAGATCCCCGAGTTTGTTCACCTGTCAATGATTCTCGCTCCAGACAGAACCAAGCTGTCCAAACGCCATGGTGCCACTTCTGTTTTGGAGTTTAAAAATCTTGGTTATTTACCCGAGGCAGTAGTCAACTACATTGCCCTTCTCGGCTGGAATCCCGGTACGGAACAGGAAATTTTTTCTCTGAAAGAATTGGAACATGAATTTGATCTCGCCAAAGTCAATAAAGCCGGCGCGATTTTTGATATTGAAAAACTCAACTGGATGAACGGCCACTATATCCGGCAGAAAAGTTTGGATGAGCTCACTCATTTATGTATTCCTTGTCTGGATAATTATTTACAAACCAATTACCAGCTACAAGTTACTAGTTATTCTTTTGAATTTCTGAAATCGATCGTCGGCCTAGAACAAGAGCGTCTCAAGAAGCTCTCTGAAATAGGGGAGCGAACCAAATACTTTTTTACCCGCCCCACAGTTGACCCCAAAACGTTAGTCTGGAAAAAATCCACGCCCGCAGAAACCCAAGAGAGATTGAAATTTTTGGTAGAATTTCTCGCCACGATTCCTGAAGAAAACTGGACCAGAAACACCCTGGAAGAAATTTTAATTGACGAAATAAAGCGCCGTGGCTTTGGCAATGGCGACACCTTGTGGCCGATGCGCGTGGCCCTATCCGGCGAAGAAAAGTCTCCCTCGCCTTTTGAAATCGCCGAAGTTTTGGGGAAAGAAGAGACGCTAAAGAGATTAAAATTGATCCAAGGATAATTTAATACTATAATACTATAAACAAAATCACCCCGCAGTTACAGCTGTCGGGGTGATTTATGTTTGTGCACTATTGTCATCTGTGCCCATAAGGCATCTTATGATTTGGACGTCTGCTCTTTGGCTTCTTTATTTTTGAAATAAAGAGTCGAAGCCACTGTGCCAAGAGCACAGCCGAGAGCATAGAGTATTACCAATTGCCAGTTGCTAATATCATTGACTATTGTCTCGAGCACATAGTACCAGATAAAAATATTGACAATCGTCACGGCTCCACTCGCCAAGATCTGGTTTTTGGTAACTACTTTGGTCCAAGTAGTGACAATCAGCATTTCCAAAATGCCCACAAAAAATAGCATCATAATAATCTCTTTTATGGCGCTTATTTGCCACTTAGTTTATAAAAAGAACGACCTTTTTATTCTCCAGAAAAAAATCAACCAATTAATTACTAACGGGTTGATTTTTAACTGTTTTTCCATTATACTCCGAAAAAGCCCTTTTGTCAACCACAAAAAACCTGTCATTGCGAGGAGCCAGAGCGACGAAGTTGCCTCATCTTCCCGATAGCTTTTTCCCCCTATTTTTGCTAGTATTAAATTAGTTCTATTCGTATATTTGTATAATATTTGTAAATTTGTAGTGGCATGAAAATTTGCCTCATCAATAATCTCTACCCACCCTACAATCGCGGTGGCGCTGAGCGGGTAGTAGAAAACCAAGCCCAAGAATTTGTGACCGCTGGCCATGAGGTTTTTATTATTACCTCGAGGCCGATACAAGACCGCTCTCAAGCAGGCTCAGAAAAAATTAAAGTCTATCGCTTTTTTCCTCCCAATATCATTTCCTATTACCACCTGCAAAAATTACCCTTTCCGCTCCGCGCCCCGTGGCGTCTCTTTGACACTTTTAATTTTCACTCCTATTTTAAAATCAAAAAAATATTGCAAACAGAAAAGCCAGATATTGTCTATGCCCACAACCTAACAGGCCTTGGTCTTCTTATTCCGCGTTTAATTAAAAAATTGAAAATAAAATATACTCAAACCATGCATGATGTGGTCGGTATCCGCCCGAGCGGCCTTTTGCTTTATGGTCAGGAAAAAGAAAATATTTTTATCAAATTTTGGACCAGCTTGAATCGCTGGCTGTATAGCTCTCCAGACAAGGTTATCTTTCCGTCAGTATGGCTAAAAAAATATTATGAAGGGCATAAATTCTTCCCGCATGGCCCAAAAGAGGCTGCACAGAATTTCTACTTGCCATCAGCCAATCTATTGTTGAATAAGAAATTAAAATCCCCAGACAAAGTCACTTTTCTTTACATCGGTCAAATCGAAAGCCACAAGGGCATTCTATTTTTAATCCAAACCCTAAACGAGTTACTAGTTACTAGTTATGAGTTACTCATTCTGGGTTCTGGCTCCCAGCTTGAATCAGCCAAAGACCTAGCCAAAAGTAATTCACAGATCAAATTCCTCGGTTATCAGCCCAAAGAAAAGATTCAAGAATATTTAAAACAAGCCGACTACACCATTGTCCCGTCTCTATGTTATGAGGCCTCACCTACTGTTATTTTTGAGAGCTTGGCTGTTGGTGTGCCTGTTATCGCTTCAAATCTCGGCGGCATCCCCGAATTAATCAGGGTAGGGGAGAAGGGTTATTTGTTTGAGCCGGGTAATAAAAAGCAGTTGTTAGAAATTATTGAAGATATTTATGCCACAAACCAAAATGCAAAAAATTAAGTCAGGTATAGCCGTCGATATTGACGAGACGTTGTCTGGTACGGCTGAGTATTGGTTCAGGCAGATGGCAAAACTTTTTGGCAATCCAGAAAAGCTGTCAGTAAAAAAATTAATTACCAAATATCGCTATACTTACAATGTTCCTTATTGGCAAACTGGGGGAGCACTAGCTTGGCTTGAACAGCAACGTCATTCTAATGACTTACAAAAAATTTTACCTTTGATAAAAAACTCCAATCATTATTTAAACAAAATAAACAAAATACTGCCCATAGCCGTTTATTTGACTACCAGGCCAGACACTATCGTTCGGGGTACAAAATTTTGGCTTGATAAACACAATTTCCCAAAAGCGCCAATAATCGCCAAGCCATTGAGCTGGAAAGAAAACAGTAATTTGTGGAAAGCCAAAACGCTGACAAAATTATATCCTCAAATTATTGGTATTATAGATGACAATCCAGAGTTGGTTGATTATTTATCCGTAAATTACAAGGGAACAATTTTTTTATATGATAATAAATCAAAAAAACGGCCGCCGTTAAAAATTATTTGCGCTAAAACCTGGCCGATTCTCTATAAAAAGATAGTTACTCAAAAATTGACCAAAGCCAGCTAAAATTGTAGGATTAATATATATTTATGGCCAAAGAACATGAAAAATTTTGGATCACCCAGGCCGGTGTTATTATCAGAGATAATAAATGCCTAGTTTTGGAACTAACCAAACCGGCTGGTTTTTGGGATATTCCCGGTGGCCGCGTTGATATTGGCGAAGCAGATAATAGCGAAGCTGCTTTCCGTCGGGAAATAAAAGAGGAGTTAGGCGTTGAGGATTTTAGAATTATCGACTTAGTCGCTCATGATATTTGGTGCGCCAGCGAGGGTAATACCCCAGTTTGCGCCCTAATATTTTTGATTGATAATCTTGATACTTATAATTTCCAATTAAGTCACGAACACGCTCAATATAAATGGGTCAGCGAAGAGGAGATCAAGGACGAATTCCTTTGGCCCGGAGCGATTAAAATGCTGAAAAAAGCCTTTGCCCGTTATAGAGAATTAAAAAAATAAGTTAGTTATGAAATTTTATATCACCACAACTTTACCTTATGTCAATGCCGAGCCACATATCGGCTTTGCTTTGGAAATTGTGCAAGCTGACGCCATCGCCCGTTGGCGCGCTCAAAATGGCGACGAGGTGTTCTTTAATACCGGCACCGACGAGCATGGGCTGAAAATTTATCGCAAAGCTCTAGAGCTCGGAGTTGACCCGCAAAAATACTGCGACGAATATGCCGTCAAATTTGACAGCTTAAAAAGCGCTCTAAACTTGAGCTACAACAGTTTTATTCGTACTACTGACGAGCACCATCTCAAGGCCGCTCAGGATTTTTGGCGTCTTTGTGAAAAAAATGGTGATATTTATAAGAAAAATTATCAAGTCAAATATTGTGTTGGTTGCGAACTGGAAAAGACAGAATCAGAACTAGAAAACGGTAAATGCCCCATCCATCCCAATTTAGAATTAGAATTAATTGACGAGGAAAATTATTTTTTCCGTTTTTCCAAATATCAAAAACCACTTCTAGATTTGTATGAAAAAAATCCTAATTTTGTCGTACCCGCTCACCGCCTCAAAGAAATAAAAAGCTTTATTGAATCAGGCCCGGAAGATTTTAGTGTTTCCCGGCTCAAAGAAAAAATGTCTTGGGGTATCCCAGTACCCGGTGACGAGAGTCAAGTGATGTATGTCTGGTTTGATGCGCTGATTAATTATATTTCTTGTCTTGGCTGGCCCAAAGACGAAAAAAGATTCCAAGATTTTTGGCCAGGTGTTCAGGTCGCCGGCAAGGATAATCTGCGCCAGCAAACGGCTATGTGGCAGGCCATGCTTTTGTCCGCCGGTTTGCCGCCCTCCAAACAGGTGATGATTCACGGGTTTATTACGGCCGGTGGTGAAAAAATGAGCAAATCTCTCGGCAATGTCGTCAACCCTTTTGACTTGGTAGAAAAGTATGGTACTGATGCCGTGCGCTATTATCTGCTCGCCAAATTGCCACCCTTTGAAGATGGCGATTATACTGAAGAAAAATTTAAAGAAGCCTACACTGCTGATCTGTGCAACGGCCTTGGCAATCTAGTTTCTCGTGTTTCCAACCTGATTGAGAAAAATAATTTATCACTCAAATTATATACCGATAGTGATGATGAAATAAAAAAGAGCTTTGATCAAAAATTATCCGCCTATAAATTCAACGAGGTCTTGGAAATTCTCTGGAGCAAACTGCGCGCTTGCGACGAAACCATCACCAAAACAGAACCCTGGAAAATAAAAGACAAAGAAGAGTTGAAGAAAATATTAGAACCAATTGCCCAAGATATTTTAGATGTAGCGATTTTACTCCAATCATTTTTGCCAAATACTGCAGAAAAGATTATTCGAACGTTTACTACCGAGAAAATTGTGAAAAGTGAAATTTTGTTTCCTAGAGTTTAATTATGCTTGAAGAACGTTTTAAAATCACCCCGGCTTCATATTTATTTCTCATCAATGATAAAAATGAATTGCTTTTAGGTTTGCGACAGAATACCGGCTATCGCGATGGACAACATGAGGTGCCCGCCGGTCACATTGAGGCAGGGGAATCTTTTGTTGATTGCATTGTCAGAGAGGCCAAAGAGGAAGCTAATGTAGAAATAAAAACGGAAGACCTAAAAATCGCTCATATTTTACATCGACTAAAGAGCGATGAAGAAGAGCCGGATAAAAACCTTCGTCAACGCCTAGATGTATTTTATATTGCCAAAAAGTGGTCTGGCGAAATCAACAATAATGAATCCAGCAAATGCGCTTATTGGCGCTGGTTTCCCCTAGATAAATTGCCCGACAATATTTTCCCTTATGTTAAATTCGCCCTAGAACAATATCAAAGAGGCGTCATGCTCAGCGAAATAGGGTTTAAAAATTAAAAATTAGAAACTTTACTCATATGCTCGTCATCGACATTATTTTGCTCATTATAATTCTGGGTTTTATTATCAACGGCTGGCAATTGGGTCTTATCAAAACCCTTGGCGCTTTGATTGGCATTCTGGTTGGTGTGGTTTTGGCTGGCCATTTTTTCAATGAGCTAGCCGTACTCCTCACTCCGGTTTTTGGCGGTCGCGAAAATCTCGCCAATATTATCAGCTTTTTGGCGATATTTTTGATCGTCAATGGTCTCGTTGCCATGGGCATCTGGCTTCTCAAGGGCACACTCAAGCTTCTTTCTTTTGTGCCATTTGTCAAACTAGTTGATCATATTGGTGGTGCGGTTGTCGGCCTTGTTTGCGGGGTTTTTGTCCTAGGGATTTTAATTGTGGTTGTTTATAAATATCCGGTTATCAATTTTCTGACCGTTTATTTGGAACAATCAAAAATTGTGCCGTTTATAGTCAAAGGCTCATCGGTTGTTATGCCCCTTTTGCCTGAAGCAGTCAAGCAAGTAAAAGATGTCCTAAAGGTTTAACATCTTTTCCCCTCCTCTCTGAGGAGGGGGTAGGGGGTGGTGGGAGACTCGCAGTAATTTGATTATATAAAAAACTTATTAGTGCAACTGTCCCACCACCCTGGCTCGCGAGCTCGCCACCCCCCCCTCAGGGAGGAGGGGAAATTCACGCGCCCGGATTAGTTTTTAGACTAAAAAATTCTAAAATTATTTTCATGCCCTTTCTTATTGACAGCCACGCCCATGTGAATTTCAACGCTTTCAAAGACGACGGAGAAGAAATTATCCGTCGTTCTTTGACTAAAGGTATCTGGATGGTCAATGTCGGTTCACAGCATGATACCTCCAAACGCGCTTTGGAAATTGCCAATCAATATGACGAGGGCGTTTATGCCGCTATTGGGCTACACCCGATTCATTTATCGCACACCGAAGTTGACGAAGAAGAAATTCATTTTCAGACCCGTGAGGAACAGTTTGATGAAAATAAATATCAAGCTCTAATTGACGCTGACAAAAATCATAAAATCGTGGCCGTAGGGGAGATTGGCCTTGATTATTTTCATATTCCGGCAGAGATGACCCTGGAAGAAGTGAGAAATCGTCAAGCACCAGATTTTATCAAACAGCTACATTTTGCCGCCAAAAATAATCTGCCAGTGATTATCCACTGCCGCGATTCTGAGCGTGGCAAATTTGACGCTTATCGAGATACTTTGGACATCCTGAAAGCAGAAATAAAAAATGGTTTGCAACTACGGGGCATCAAGCACAGCTTTGACGGCGATCTAAAGATTGCCGAAGAGTTTTTTCAATTGGGATTTTACATCAGCTTTACCGGCGTGATTACTTTTGGCAAAAATGCTGAAGATTTGCGCCAGCTAGTCAAAGCTTTACCCTTAGATAAAATATTAGTAGAAACCGATTGCCCCTATTTGGCTCCGGCCCCCCATCGCGGCGAGCGCAATGAACCAAGTTTTGTCGAATTTACCGCCCAAAAAATCGCGGAATTAAAAAATATTTCTTTGGATAAGGTTGCTGAAACTACTATGGAAAATACAAAAGATTTATTTAAATTTTAGGTCGAGTAACTTGTAACTAGTAACTCGTAATTAGTAAATGGTAGAATTTTTATTTTAAATAAAATAACAGTCCTTGTGCTAGTTACTAGTTACGAGTTACTAATTACTGCCTTGTTTTTATGCTCCGCTACTTTCTCCCTCCAATTTTAGCTTTTATCGCCTCACTACTGCTCACCAGAAAAGTCCGTCAGTTGGCTTTGCGATACAATATCGTTGATGCTCCGACCGAAGAGCGCAAAATCCAAAAAGGGCACGTACCACTGCTTGGCGGCTTGGCAGTTTATTTTTCCTTTCTAATTACTCTTTTAATTTGTTGGGGTGGGGGATTGCTATCTGATGGCAAAATTTCTATTAGCAAAATTTTGGGTATTATTCTCGGTGGATTAATTATTTGTATTGTTGGTTTTCTGGATGATCGCTACAATCTCAAAACCAAATCATTCTTTGGCCCACTTTTGGCAGCTCTTGTTGCAGTCGGCCTTGGCATTACCATCGGCTATATTACCAATCCATTTTTGGCTGGTACTGGTCCCTATGGTCGTGCTTTGTTCTATTTTGGGGGAATTATTGGCCCTCTGGCGAGTTTTTTCTGGCTTTTGGGCATGATGTATACTACCAAATTTTTAGATGGTCTAGACGGGCTTGTTTCTGGCATTGGCGCCATTGGCTCGATCATTCTTTTTATCGTTTCTCTTTTTTGGGATGTGCCCCAAAGCAGCACCTCTATTCTCTGTTTGGCCTTGGCTGGCAGCTGCCTTGGCTTTTTGGTTTACAATTGGCATCCGGCTTCAATTTTTCTCGGAGAATCCGGCTCTGTTTTTATTGGTTTTATGTTGGGCATCCTCTCTATTATCTCTGGTGGCAAAATCGCTACCGCGCTTTTGATCATGGGCATCCCTATTCTGGATGTCATCTGGGTGATTTTCCGCCGCATTTTCAAAGAACGTAAAAGCCCTTTTTCCGGCGACCGCAAACATCTGCATTTCCGCCTACTCGATGCCGGCTTTTCACACCGCAAGGTAGTTTTATTTTTATATCTAATTACCCTTATTTTTGGTACCTCGTCTCTTTTTCTCCAAAGTCAAAACAAAGTTACTGCTCTTGGCATCCTGATTATTTTCATGCTAATATTGGCAATCACATTGATACGCTTTAATAAAACAAAAATCAAATCTTAAAAAATAATCCCAAAAAGGAGGAAGGAATATGAATCTCAGTCTAATGATTCTTTTGGTTGGTTTTTTCGTCGCCTGTATCTATCAATTGTTTTTTAAGAGAAAGTACCCAATTTTTAAATACGAAGGAGGTGAATAACGTGCTACTTCTAACAATTCCATTGCCAAATATTGGTGGCTGGATTTTCCTAGCCACCTTGGTAGTTTTTTTTGCGGCTTGCTATCTGCTGACAAGGTCAGGGAGGGTCAAGGGCCGCAAAAGCGTCTAGCTCGCCATTCCACCAAATCTTAGCCCGCCCAGTTTCGCAAAAAATGCGGAATTCGGGCGGCTTTTTTTATTCTCCTGATTTGCTATAATAACAATAGAATAAAGGAGTATAAAATATCTAAATTATATGCCTAGTAAAAAGGTTATTTTAAAATTATCCGGTGAGCTTTTCTGTTCTGGTACCAATCCGATTGATATTGATAAAACATTTGCTTTGGCCAAAGAAATTATTAAAATAAAAAAAGATTATCAGTTGGGCGTAGTCTTTGGCGGGGGCAATATTTTTCGCGGCCGGCAGATGACTGGCAAAAAAATCACCAATCAGGCTGGTTGGCACTTTGTCGGTATGTCGGCCACTATGGTCAATGCCTTGGCACTCAAAGCCGCTTTTGATGAACTAAAAATGCCAGCCAGAATTATTTCCGCCTTTGACCCAGAGAAAACTAAAAAATTTTCCAATCAAGAAATTCTGATTTTTGCCGGTGGCACTGGAGTGCCATTTGTCACCACTGACTCGGCCGCGGTCAAGTATGCACTGGAATACCGGGCTGATTTAATTTTAAAGGGCACCAAAGTTTCCGGCGTTTACAGCGCCGATCCTCAAAAAAACAAACAGGCCAAAAAATTTGACCACCTTAGCCACAAAGAATATTCCCGCCTGAAAGACACCGCCATTTTTGACAAAAAAGCAGTGGCTCTCGCTGGCGAGCACAAATTACCGATTTATGTTTTCAAGTGGGACAAAGGAACATTGGCAAAAGCGGTGAAATTACAGGCCAATGGGACATTAATTTTATAAATCTTATTAAAAATTAATTTACAATAAGTATGAAAAAAATCGCCATCAATGGCTTTGGCCGTATCGGCCGGGCTGCCTTCAAGGTTGCTTTGGCACAAAAAAATATCAAGGTTGTCGCTATCAATGATTTGACTGATAATAAAACTCTGGCCCATCTTTTGAAATACGACACAGTTTATGGTGAATATGACAAGAAAGTGAGCTATACAGAAAAAGAATTAATTATTGATAAACAAAAAATACTATCATTCGCCGAAAAAGACCCGAGCAAATTGCCTTGGAAAAAACTCGGCGTCGACGTTGTTTTGGAATGCACGGGCATTTTCCGTGATCCTGCGAGTGCCGGGCTGCATCTCAAAGCTGGCGCCAAGCGAGTGATTATTTCTGCACCACCCAAAAGTGATGATGAAGTGAAAAATATTGTGCTCGGTGTCAATTTCAAAGATTACAAAGCTAAAACCGACAAAATTATTTCCAATGCCTCCTGCACCACCAATTGTATGGCTCCGGTGGCCAAGGTTTTGCATGATAACTTCGGCATTATTAAGGCTATGGCCAATACTATTCACTCTTACACTGCCGATCAAAATCTGGTTGATGGTCCGCACAAAGATCTGCGTCGGGCCCGCACTGCCGCTCAAAATATTGTCCCAACCTCTACTGGTTCAGCTATTGCCGTAGCCAAAGTTATTCCGGCACTCCAAGGCAAGATGACTTCAGTTGCTTATCGCGTACCCACCCCCTGTGTTTCTATGATAGAATTTGTTGCCCAGATTGAAAAACCTGCTACCGTTGAACAAATTAACAATGCTTTTATTTCCGCCGCCAAAAAAGAATTGCTAGATATTCTTATGGTCACGAGCGATGAATTGGTTTCCTCGGATTTTATCGGCAACCCTTATTCCGCTATTGTTGATATGAAATTGACCGAATCCCTCGCTGGCAATCTAGTCAAGGTTGTGGCTTGGTATGATAACGAGTGGGGCTATTCTAATCGCTTGGTGGAATTGGCAGAGTCGATGTAATAATTTCCAAGTAGAAAATTATAAATTGAAAATTAAAAATTAATCTTATGCCAAAACTCGTTCTCGATATTGAAACTGCTGGTAAAAACCTCTCGGATATGGATGAGGTTTCTATGGACTATATAAAGCATTGGGCCGAAAACTCTGCCAGTGACCCGGACGACAGTGAGTCTATAGATAATGAGATCAAAAAAATAGAAGATGGTTTTAGCGTCTCACCTCTGACTGCCGAGGTTGTTTGCATCGGTATGCTCAATCCAGAAACCAAAAAAGGCTTGGTTTATTACCAAGCGCCAAAGGCTGACAAAAAAGAATTTGAGGAAGAGGGGATAAAATTCACCACCATGAGTGAGCCAGAGATGCTACAGGGTTTTTGGGAACAGGTGAAATTTTATGATGAATTTATCACTTACAATGGCCGGGGTTTTGACGTGCCATTTCTGATGATCCGTTCTGCTATTCACAAAATCAAACCGAGTAAAAATTTGCTTTCCAATCGTTATCTCAATAGTCAGTTTAGCGGCGCCAAGCATTATGACCTGCAGGATTTATTACAATTTTACGGCGCTACTTGGGGCAAGCGCGGCTACAACCTGCATATGTTTTGCCAGGCTTTCAATATTAAAAGTCCAAAAGGTCAAGGTGTTTCCGGCGCCCATGTCAAAGAAATGTTTCAAGCCGGCGAATATGAAAAAATCGCCCGCTACAACATAGCCGATCTTTTTGCCACCGCCGAACTCTACGACTATTGGCAGAAATATTTGAATATTTAATTCGCATTTATGGTGAATAGTGAAAAACAGTTTAGCCGAGAGCAATTCCGTGAATCTCGCCCCGATCCCTTGGATATTATAAAAATAAATGGTCGCTGGGCACAGGTTTTCGGCGCCGGGTCACCAGACGAAATAATCAGATATCTAGACGGGGATGAAGAATACTCTAGAATATATTTCAATAAATTAGAGTTGCTTAATAAATGGGAAACTGGAGCAATAAACCTAAAAGCTATTTATGGTGTTGAATTGCCAGAAGAAATTGTCGCCAAAGCCAAGGGGGGTTATGAGGAAGAAGAAGACCCAGAACTCAAAGTCCATATCACGGTTTTTGGTGAATATGTTGATAAAAGTAAAGAGTAATTTCTAAAAATTAAAAATTTTAAATTATGGGTAGCTTTATAGAATTAAACGACACTCTTCAAATCACTACCGAGCAGGGTTTTCCGGTTGATGTTTTAGATTTGGAAAAACACAAAGCCAACCCGATTCAATTTGAACAAATAAAAGACAAGGTGTTTACTTTTCAGAATAAACCCAATGCCCGGATTTATCATATACCACCGAATCGCTGTTTTCTGGTTCATAATATCAACGGCAAGTGGCTCTATTGGGGCAAAATTTTTATGTTGGAGCAAACGATAAATGGCGAAAACCCCGATGCTCAAACCACTTCTGGCAAATATAAAATCATTGAGCTTTACGACCCAGCCTATCAAGAACAAATCACCAGTCATGAGTGCCCAGTAGGCAAGAGCTATTTTGACTAATGTCTTCGTCTAATAATTAATCAAAAGCATTATCTATTTTTAGGTAACGCTTTTTAATGTGTATTGACAAAACAAATCCGGCGTGCTAATCTGGGAGGCTTTTTACCTAATCAACGATCCGATGTTAGTGAAAAAAGCGAAAATGGAGGGTTTATGAAAAAGGTCATCGTTCTTGTTTTGGTCATTACTACTTGTCTCCTCGCTCTTTCCTGTTGCCCGGCGTGTGAGGGCACGGGCCGGGTGGCAGATGGCATCTGTCCCACCTGTAAAAAGGCCGGGGTTTTGTGGAAGGACAAAAAAAAGAAAGACATAATAGAGTGCCCAGACTGCAAGGGTACCGGATTGACCTACAAGACCTGTCCCGCTTGCAATGGTACAGGGTGGTAATCCCAGGTGATCACTTGCGCGCGCTGCAATGGCACGCGCAAAGAACCCTAAGAAACAAAGGCCCCCAAGCCGAGCAGAAATTTGCTCTGCGCTTTGGGGGCTTTTTTTATTACCCCTTACCAGCCATTGACAAAAATATATAAATATGATATTATAAATAAACTCAAAAAATGACCAAAATACAAGCTGATCTGATTTATATTGATAAGCTTTTATCACTATCAACCAGATTGGCACAGAAACACACAAAATCCTTTCCAAAAAAGACCTTTGGCTCTGCATAAAGCTAAATTGTCCAATCTGGAGCTTATTGCACCCAATCGGGTCAAAATAGTAACAGGAGGTAACATGTTTAAAAAGATGTTGTTCGTCGCGCTCGCGCTGGTGGCGTTGTTTGCAGTCGCAACCGAGGCAGCAAGCTGGTGGTACACCGCTGAGGAGATTTCCTACTTTGAAAAATTCAGGACGCTCTCTCAGGAGAAACGGGTTAGCGTGGTGTTTGAAGAGGTTTGCCTGCTGAATCAGGATAATTACCGCGACATCAATCTGGTCGTGGCGGGAAACCTGATTAAGTTACCGCTGGGGAAAAGCTACAAAGTCATGGAGAATGATGGCCGTGATTGCATGTGGATCGCCTCTGACTGGTTTACCCGCACATTCATCGCTCAGTATCTC from Candidatus Kuenenbacteria bacterium encodes:
- a CDS encoding TatD family hydrolase yields the protein MPFLIDSHAHVNFNAFKDDGEEIIRRSLTKGIWMVNVGSQHDTSKRALEIANQYDEGVYAAIGLHPIHLSHTEVDEEEIHFQTREEQFDENKYQALIDADKNHKIVAVGEIGLDYFHIPAEMTLEEVRNRQAPDFIKQLHFAAKNNLPVIIHCRDSERGKFDAYRDTLDILKAEIKNGLQLRGIKHSFDGDLKIAEEFFQLGFYISFTGVITFGKNAEDLRQLVKALPLDKILVETDCPYLAPAPHRGERNEPSFVEFTAQKIAELKNISLDKVAETTMENTKDLFKF
- a CDS encoding NUDIX hydrolase; the encoded protein is MAKEHEKFWITQAGVIIRDNKCLVLELTKPAGFWDIPGGRVDIGEADNSEAAFRREIKEELGVEDFRIIDLVAHDIWCASEGNTPVCALIFLIDNLDTYNFQLSHEHAQYKWVSEEEIKDEFLWPGAIKMLKKAFARYRELKK
- a CDS encoding undecaprenyl/decaprenyl-phosphate alpha-N-acetylglucosaminyl 1-phosphate transferase is translated as MLRYFLPPILAFIASLLLTRKVRQLALRYNIVDAPTEERKIQKGHVPLLGGLAVYFSFLITLLICWGGGLLSDGKISISKILGIILGGLIICIVGFLDDRYNLKTKSFFGPLLAALVAVGLGITIGYITNPFLAGTGPYGRALFYFGGIIGPLASFFWLLGMMYTTKFLDGLDGLVSGIGAIGSIILFIVSLFWDVPQSSTSILCLALAGSCLGFLVYNWHPASIFLGESGSVFIGFMLGILSIISGGKIATALLIMGIPILDVIWVIFRRIFKERKSPFSGDRKHLHFRLLDAGFSHRKVVLFLYLITLIFGTSSLFLQSQNKVTALGILIIFMLILAITLIRFNKTKIKS
- a CDS encoding CvpA family protein → MLVIDIILLIIILGFIINGWQLGLIKTLGALIGILVGVVLAGHFFNELAVLLTPVFGGRENLANIISFLAIFLIVNGLVAMGIWLLKGTLKLLSFVPFVKLVDHIGGAVVGLVCGVFVLGILIVVVYKYPVINFLTVYLEQSKIVPFIVKGSSVVMPLLPEAVKQVKDVLKV
- a CDS encoding NUDIX domain-containing protein, translated to MLEERFKITPASYLFLINDKNELLLGLRQNTGYRDGQHEVPAGHIEAGESFVDCIVREAKEEANVEIKTEDLKIAHILHRLKSDEEEPDKNLRQRLDVFYIAKKWSGEINNNESSKCAYWRWFPLDKLPDNIFPYVKFALEQYQRGVMLSEIGFKN
- a CDS encoding glycosyltransferase family 4 protein, producing MKICLINNLYPPYNRGGAERVVENQAQEFVTAGHEVFIITSRPIQDRSQAGSEKIKVYRFFPPNIISYYHLQKLPFPLRAPWRLFDTFNFHSYFKIKKILQTEKPDIVYAHNLTGLGLLIPRLIKKLKIKYTQTMHDVVGIRPSGLLLYGQEKENIFIKFWTSLNRWLYSSPDKVIFPSVWLKKYYEGHKFFPHGPKEAAQNFYLPSANLLLNKKLKSPDKVTFLYIGQIESHKGILFLIQTLNELLVTSYELLILGSGSQLESAKDLAKSNSQIKFLGYQPKEKIQEYLKQADYTIVPSLCYEASPTVIFESLAVGVPVIASNLGGIPELIRVGEKGYLFEPGNKKQLLEIIEDIYATNQNAKN
- a CDS encoding methionine--tRNA ligase — its product is MKFYITTTLPYVNAEPHIGFALEIVQADAIARWRAQNGDEVFFNTGTDEHGLKIYRKALELGVDPQKYCDEYAVKFDSLKSALNLSYNSFIRTTDEHHLKAAQDFWRLCEKNGDIYKKNYQVKYCVGCELEKTESELENGKCPIHPNLELELIDEENYFFRFSKYQKPLLDLYEKNPNFVVPAHRLKEIKSFIESGPEDFSVSRLKEKMSWGIPVPGDESQVMYVWFDALINYISCLGWPKDEKRFQDFWPGVQVAGKDNLRQQTAMWQAMLLSAGLPPSKQVMIHGFITAGGEKMSKSLGNVVNPFDLVEKYGTDAVRYYLLAKLPPFEDGDYTEEKFKEAYTADLCNGLGNLVSRVSNLIEKNNLSLKLYTDSDDEIKKSFDQKLSAYKFNEVLEILWSKLRACDETITKTEPWKIKDKEELKKILEPIAQDILDVAILLQSFLPNTAEKIIRTFTTEKIVKSEILFPRV
- a CDS encoding glutamate--tRNA ligase, encoding MPQKFATRFAPSPTGDLHIGGLRTALFAYLFAKKNQGKFFLRIEDTDQTRYKEGSVEGIIAGLKWAGLHYDDEIVYQSKRTEIYQKHAAELVESGHAYHCFCTADDLASMRQEQTADGNTVTRYDRRCLNLTPEEVKSRLDSGVPHVIRLKVPSGETEFTDLIRGQVKINNADIDDQILLKSDGFPTYHLANVIDDHEMGITHVIRAEEWLPSTPKHIILYQMFGWEIPEFVHLSMILAPDRTKLSKRHGATSVLEFKNLGYLPEAVVNYIALLGWNPGTEQEIFSLKELEHEFDLAKVNKAGAIFDIEKLNWMNGHYIRQKSLDELTHLCIPCLDNYLQTNYQLQVTSYSFEFLKSIVGLEQERLKKLSEIGERTKYFFTRPTVDPKTLVWKKSTPAETQERLKFLVEFLATIPEENWTRNTLEEILIDEIKRRGFGNGDTLWPMRVALSGEEKSPSPFEIAEVLGKEETLKRLKLIQG
- a CDS encoding UMP kinase, which gives rise to MPSKKVILKLSGELFCSGTNPIDIDKTFALAKEIIKIKKDYQLGVVFGGGNIFRGRQMTGKKITNQAGWHFVGMSATMVNALALKAAFDELKMPARIISAFDPEKTKKFSNQEILIFAGGTGVPFVTTDSAAVKYALEYRADLILKGTKVSGVYSADPQKNKQAKKFDHLSHKEYSRLKDTAIFDKKAVALAGEHKLPIYVFKWDKGTLAKAVKLQANGTLIL